The following proteins are co-located in the Camelina sativa cultivar DH55 chromosome 12, Cs, whole genome shotgun sequence genome:
- the LOC104733877 gene encoding RING-H2 finger protein ATL77-like has translation MENNILSIKVTASVSNLAMNEESKNIVKIYQGKVIKESMEDESGIVTLLNSSENPLVPNSHIYLFPRSFTSSHLSELLRYEQVSFPSITEEEDVPCCEYIGKQIARQISHSFANDVSLREPVFVTVGLKFIWESRVIFSPVGSVPRGASAEVLQRLSEEQSVDSTCSICFENFSGIIIRMPECQHMFHKDCLFKWLVRQNSCPLCR, from the coding sequence ATGGAAAACAATATTCTGTCAATTAAAGTCACAGCATCGGTTTCGAATCTAGCAATGAATGAAGAGTCTAAGAACATAGTCAAAATCTATCAAGGAAAAGTGATCAAAGAGTCAATGGAAGACGAAAGTGGAATTGTAACACTTTTAAATTCTTCTGAAAACCCACTTGTACCAAATTCTCATATCTACTTGTTTCCACGTAGCTTCACGTCAAGTCATCTCTCTGAACTCTTACGTTATGAACAAGTTTCTTTTCCTTCGATCACTGAGGAGGAAGATGTTCCTTGTTGTGAGTATATAGGTAAACAAATAGCTCGTCAAATCAGTCACTCGTTTGCTAATGATGTTTCTCTTAGAGAACCTGTTTTCGTTACCGTCGGTCTGAAATTCATCTGGGAGAGTCGTGTGATTTTCTCGCCTGTTGGTTCTGTTCCGAGAGGTGCTTCCGCTGAAGTATTGCAGAGGTTGTCGGAAGAACAGAGTGTGGATTCTACGTGTTCGAtttgttttgagaatttttcGGGAATCATCATCCGGATGCCTGAATGTCAGCATATGTTTCATAAAGATTGTCTTTTCAAGTGGCTTGTTCGTCAAAACTCGTGTCCCTTGTGTCGCTGA